In one Brienomyrus brachyistius isolate T26 chromosome 7, BBRACH_0.4, whole genome shotgun sequence genomic region, the following are encoded:
- the dolpp1 gene encoding dolichyldiphosphatase 1 isoform X1: MASEEQCSVPPRWRSVSLTHVEYAADDLTGQVLACTSLLPVAILVGFVTLIVFKRELHTISFFGGLVLNEVVNWLLKCIFREPRPCEGAHATLNTEYGMPSSHAQFIWFFVVYFFLFLYLRMHQTNNARCVELLWRHVLSIFLLSVALSVSYSSRYCGPYAALSLSYSRYCGPYAALSLSYSRVYLLYHSWSQVIYGGVAGSIIGVVWFFITQEVLTPLFPKIAAWPVSEFFLVRDTSLIPNILWFEYTVTRAEARNRQRKLGTKLQ, translated from the exons ATGGCGTCGGAGGAGCAGTGTTCGGTACCGCCTCGATGGCGGTCGGTATCGCTTACCCACGTAGAATATGCAGCAG ATGACCTAACAGGACAGGTCTTGGCCTGCACCAGCCTTCTTCCTGTTGCCATCTTGGTTGGCTTTGTCACCCTCATTGTGTTTAAGCGGGAGCTACACACT ATTTCTTTCTTTGGGGGACTTGTTCTGAACGAGGTGGTGAACTGGCTGCTGAAATGTATCTTCAGAGAACCGCGGCCCTGTGAAG GAGCTCACGCCACGCTGAACACAGAGTATGGAATGCCCTCTAGCCACGCCCAGTTCATCTGGTTTTTTGTTGTatacttttttcttttcctttattTAAG AATGCATCAAACAAACAatgccaggtgtgtggagttattGTGGAGACACGTACTGTCCATCTTCTTGCTGAGCGTGGCCTTGTCTGTGTCATATAGCAG CAGGTATTGCGGTCCTTATGCGGCCTTGTCTCTGTCATACAGCAGGTATTGCGGTCCTTATGCGGCCTTGTCTCTGTCATACAGCAG GGTGTACTTGCTGTATCATTCCTGGAGTCAGGTGATATATGGAGGCGTGGCTGGTAGCATCATTGGAGTTGTGTGGTTTTTTATCACCCAGGAGGTGTTGACACCCCTGTTCCCCAAGATAGCCGCCTG GCCGGTGTCAGAGTTCTTTTTGGTGCGTGACACGAGTTTGATTCCCAACATCCTGTGGTTTGAATACACAGTAACGCGAGCAGAAGCTAG AAACAGACAGCGAAAGCTCGGAACAAAACTTCAGTGA
- the st6galnac4 gene encoding alpha-N-acetyl-neuraminyl-2,3-beta-galactosyl-1,3-N-acetyl-galactosaminide alpha-2,6-sialyltransferase isoform X2, which produces MKFQIPCICAIITTVLSLIWYIHITGLIGVHVTLDKRLHGYIRITPVKMSQYLDIHPKECALVSSSGQMLKSNMGKEIDQAEFVIRMNNAPTVGYEQDVGSRTDLRVVSHTSVPLLLKKEKHYFQQTASTIYVVWGPEKNMRQDGKGRIFNALWRVATKYPNVKLYVMTRQKIQYCDSVFQKETGKNRMKSGTFLSTGFFTMVLAMEMCDSIQVYGMIDDNYCSKANHTVAPYHYYEKYPANECSIYRIHERAHRGGHRYITEKTIYGRWASQRKIRFKHPSWTELEKLE; this is translated from the exons ATGAAGTTTCAG ATTCCCTGCATCTGTGCGATCATCACAACAGTGCTGTCACTGATTTGGTACATTCACATTACCGGCCTTATTGGAGTCCATGTTACACTGGATAAGAGACTGCATGGCTATATCAGGATCACACCAGTAAAAATGAGCCAG TACCTGGATATCCACCCCAAAGAATGTGCATTAGTATCCAGCTCAGGTCAGATGCTGAAGTCCAACATGGGCAAGGAAATCGACCAGGCTGAGTTCGTGATCCGCATGAACAATGCACCTACTGTGGGATATGAACAGGATGTTGGGAGCAGAACTGATCTCCGTGTGGTGTCTCACACCAGTGTACCACTGTTACTCAAGAAGGAGAAGCACTACTTTCAGCAGACTGCAAGTACCATTTATGTTGTATGGGGCCCGGAAAAGAATATGCGTCAAGATGGCAAAGGCAGGATTTTTAACGCTCTCTGGAGAGTGGCTACAAAGTACCCCAACGTTAAGCTGTATGTGATGACCAGGCAGAAGATTCAATATTGTGACAGTGTTTTTCAGAAGGAAACTGGGAAAAACAG AATGAAGTCTGGGACCTTCCTAAGCACTGGCTTCTTTACCATGGTACTGGCTATGGAAATGTGTGACAGCATTCAAGTTTACGGGATGATCGATGATAATTACTGCAG CAAGGCGAACCACACGGTGGCGCCATACCACTACTATGAAAAGTACCCTGCCAATGAGTGCTCAATCTACCGCATCCACGAGAGGGCGCACCGCGGTGGTCACCGCTACATCACCGAAAAGACCATCTACGGCAGGTGGGCCTCACAGAGAAAGATCCGGTTCAAACATCCATCATGGACAGAGCTGGAAAAGCTGGAGTGA
- the miga2 gene encoding mitoguardin 2: MSMRRTEGVSIIQALAMTVAEIPVFLYSSFGQSIFSQLRLSPSLKKVLFATALGSVALALTAHHLKRRGRKKKQVTGAQEDQKAPEALLRLGRPLSLKRGPLSGRQMMSPSSRSNDTMSGISSIAPSKRSSSSHSLASVRVPTSPNQLANQQPPWETEPVEEESGAVDDSNAENLYIMGMELFEEALQKWERALNIRQRSQSNTPASSSLACQGAGPLEEPMVESRNKVFAEKLETLLHRAYHLQEEFGTTIPPDSLLADFESEGTLILPNVGSSERLREDDATTVTSDDSFFSAAELFDSFPLEGVYQPLKPAALYEEALCLVKAGSVECRTLRTEMLECYSDQDFLAKLHCVRQAFQVLLIDETHRIFFSDTGKHMITGLMCKANKSPKAFLESYEEMLHYTERIETWSTTKMELEGRGVVCMNFFDIVLDFILMDAFEDLESPPSSVVAVLRNRWLSDSFKETALATACWSVLKAKRRLLMVPDGFISHFYSISEHVSPVLAFGFLGPKQHLSEVCTIFKQQIVQYLKDMFDHDKVRFTTVESLADDILSLSHRRSDILLGYLGISNLIEPNGSLPLAPPGPSEPSPGPTLDL; encoded by the exons ATGTCTATGAGAAGAACGGAGGGCGTGTCCATCATCCAGGCCTTGGCCATGACTGTGGCAGAGATACCTGTCTTTTTGTACTCCTCCTTTGGACAG TCCATTTTCTCTCAGCTGCGGCTTTCACCCAGCCTGAAGAAAGTTCTGTTCGCCACCGCCCTGGGGAGTGTGGCGCTGGCCCTCACCGCCCACCACCTGAAGAGGCGTGGCCGAAAGAAAAAGCAGGTGACGGGGGCCCAGGAGGACCAAAAAGCACCGGAGGCCTTGCTGAGATTGGGGAGGCCACTGTCTCTGAAGCGAG GTCCGCTCTCCGGGAGGCAGATGATGAGCCCCAGCAGCAGGAGCAATGACACCATGAGTGGAATCTCGTCCATCGCCCCCAGCAAACGCTCCAGCTCCTCACACAGCCTCGCTTCG GTGCGGGTTCCCACCTCCCCGAACCAGCTAGCCAATCAGCAGCCCCCCTGGGAGACGGAGCCGGTGGAGGAGGAGTCTGGCGCAGTGGACGATTCCAACGCGGAGAACCTCTACATCATGG GGATGGAGCTATTTGAGGAAGCGCTGCAGAAGTGGGAACGGGCTCTGAACATCCGTCAACGCAGTCAGTCAAACACACCAGCCAGTAGCAGCCTTGCCTGCCAGGGGGCGGGCCCTCtggaggagccaatg GTGGAGTCACGAAACAAGGTCTTTGCTGAAAAGCTGGAGACCCTTCTACACCGAGCCTACCACCTCCAAGAGGAGTTTGGCACCACCATCCCCCCCGACAGCTTGCTGGCAGACTTCG AGAGTGAAGGTACCCTCATCCTGCCCAACGTGGGCAGCTCTGAGCGGCTGAGGGAGGACGACGCCACGACCGTTACCTCCGACGACTCCTTCTTCTCTGCAGCCGAG CTCTTCGATTCGTTTCCCTTGGAGGGGGTGTACCAGCCCCTAAAGCCGGCAGCCTTGTATGAGGAAGCTCTGTGTCTGGTGAAGGCGGGGAGTGTGGAATGTAGGACACTCAG GACGGAGATGCTGGAATGCTACAGCGACCAGGACTTCCTGGCGAAGCTACACTGTGTGCGACAGGCATTTCAG GTGCTGCTGATAGATGAAACTCATCGGATTTTCTTCAGCGATACAGGGAAGCACATGATCACAGGCCTGATGTGTAAGGCCAACAAG AGTCCTAAGGCATTTTTGGAGAGCTATGAAGAGATGCTTCATTACACCGAACGCATAGAGACTTGGTCGACCACAAAGATGGAGCTGGAGGGCCGAGGG GTGGTGTGTATGAACTTCTTTGACATCGTGCTGGACTTCATCCTCATGGATGCTTTCGAAGACCTGGAGAGCCCCCCCTCCTCTGTGGTGGCTGTCCTCAGAAACCGCTGGCTCTCTGACAGCTTCAAGGAAACG GCATTAGCAACTGCTTGCTGGTccgttctgaaggcaaaaagaCGCCTTCTGATG GTGCCAGATGGCTTCATCTCTCACTTCTACTCCATTTCTGAGCACGTCAGTCCCGTTCTGGCCTTTGGCTTCCTGGGACCTAAACAGCACCTAAGTGAGGTTTGCACCATCTTCAAG CAACAAATAGTGCAGTACCTGAAAGACATGTTTGACCATGACAAGGTTCGATTCACCACGGTCGAGTCGCTCGCCGATGACATTCTGAGTCTCTCCCACCGGAGGAGTGACATCCTGTTGGGATACCTTGGCATCAGCAACCTTATAGAACCCAATGGTTCGCTGCCGTTGGCGCCGCCAGGGCCCTCGGAGCCCAGCCCAGGGCCTACGCTGGACCTCTAG
- the dolpp1 gene encoding dolichyldiphosphatase 1 isoform X4, with protein MASEEQCSVPPRWRSVSLTHVEYAADDLTGQVLACTSLLPVAILVGFVTLIVFKRELHTISFFGGLVLNEVVNWLLKCIFREPRPCEGAHATLNTEYGMPSSHAQFIWFFVVYFFLFLYLRMHQTNNARCVELLWRHVLSIFLLSVALSVSYSRVYLLYHSWSQVIYGGVAGSIIGVVWFFITQEVLTPLFPKIAAWPVSEFFLVRDTSLIPNILWFEYTVTRAEARNRQRKLGTKLQ; from the exons ATGGCGTCGGAGGAGCAGTGTTCGGTACCGCCTCGATGGCGGTCGGTATCGCTTACCCACGTAGAATATGCAGCAG ATGACCTAACAGGACAGGTCTTGGCCTGCACCAGCCTTCTTCCTGTTGCCATCTTGGTTGGCTTTGTCACCCTCATTGTGTTTAAGCGGGAGCTACACACT ATTTCTTTCTTTGGGGGACTTGTTCTGAACGAGGTGGTGAACTGGCTGCTGAAATGTATCTTCAGAGAACCGCGGCCCTGTGAAG GAGCTCACGCCACGCTGAACACAGAGTATGGAATGCCCTCTAGCCACGCCCAGTTCATCTGGTTTTTTGTTGTatacttttttcttttcctttattTAAG AATGCATCAAACAAACAatgccaggtgtgtggagttattGTGGAGACACGTACTGTCCATCTTCTTGCTGAGCGTGGCCTTGTCTGTGTCATATAGCAG GGTGTACTTGCTGTATCATTCCTGGAGTCAGGTGATATATGGAGGCGTGGCTGGTAGCATCATTGGAGTTGTGTGGTTTTTTATCACCCAGGAGGTGTTGACACCCCTGTTCCCCAAGATAGCCGCCTG GCCGGTGTCAGAGTTCTTTTTGGTGCGTGACACGAGTTTGATTCCCAACATCCTGTGGTTTGAATACACAGTAACGCGAGCAGAAGCTAG AAACAGACAGCGAAAGCTCGGAACAAAACTTCAGTGA
- the dolpp1 gene encoding dolichyldiphosphatase 1 isoform X2 produces the protein MASEEQCSVPPRWRSVSLTHVEYAADDLTGQVLACTSLLPVAILVGFVTLIVFKRELHTISFFGGLVLNEVVNWLLKCIFREPRPCEGAHATLNTEYGMPSSHAQFIWFFVVYFFLFLYLRMHQTNNARCVELLWRHVLSIFLLSVALSVSYSSRYCGPYAALSLSYSRVYLLYHSWSQVIYGGVAGSIIGVVWFFITQEVLTPLFPKIAAWPVSEFFLVRDTSLIPNILWFEYTVTRAEARNRQRKLGTKLQ, from the exons ATGGCGTCGGAGGAGCAGTGTTCGGTACCGCCTCGATGGCGGTCGGTATCGCTTACCCACGTAGAATATGCAGCAG ATGACCTAACAGGACAGGTCTTGGCCTGCACCAGCCTTCTTCCTGTTGCCATCTTGGTTGGCTTTGTCACCCTCATTGTGTTTAAGCGGGAGCTACACACT ATTTCTTTCTTTGGGGGACTTGTTCTGAACGAGGTGGTGAACTGGCTGCTGAAATGTATCTTCAGAGAACCGCGGCCCTGTGAAG GAGCTCACGCCACGCTGAACACAGAGTATGGAATGCCCTCTAGCCACGCCCAGTTCATCTGGTTTTTTGTTGTatacttttttcttttcctttattTAAG AATGCATCAAACAAACAatgccaggtgtgtggagttattGTGGAGACACGTACTGTCCATCTTCTTGCTGAGCGTGGCCTTGTCTGTGTCATATAGCAG CAGGTATTGCGGTCCTTATGCGGCCTTGTCTCTGTCATACAGCAG GGTGTACTTGCTGTATCATTCCTGGAGTCAGGTGATATATGGAGGCGTGGCTGGTAGCATCATTGGAGTTGTGTGGTTTTTTATCACCCAGGAGGTGTTGACACCCCTGTTCCCCAAGATAGCCGCCTG GCCGGTGTCAGAGTTCTTTTTGGTGCGTGACACGAGTTTGATTCCCAACATCCTGTGGTTTGAATACACAGTAACGCGAGCAGAAGCTAG AAACAGACAGCGAAAGCTCGGAACAAAACTTCAGTGA
- the st6galnac4 gene encoding alpha-N-acetyl-neuraminyl-2,3-beta-galactosyl-1,3-N-acetyl-galactosaminide alpha-2,6-sialyltransferase isoform X1, with protein MKFQKIPCICAIITTVLSLIWYIHITGLIGVHVTLDKRLHGYIRITPVKMSQYLDIHPKECALVSSSGQMLKSNMGKEIDQAEFVIRMNNAPTVGYEQDVGSRTDLRVVSHTSVPLLLKKEKHYFQQTASTIYVVWGPEKNMRQDGKGRIFNALWRVATKYPNVKLYVMTRQKIQYCDSVFQKETGKNRMKSGTFLSTGFFTMVLAMEMCDSIQVYGMIDDNYCSKANHTVAPYHYYEKYPANECSIYRIHERAHRGGHRYITEKTIYGRWASQRKIRFKHPSWTELEKLE; from the exons ATGAAGTTTCAG AAGATTCCCTGCATCTGTGCGATCATCACAACAGTGCTGTCACTGATTTGGTACATTCACATTACCGGCCTTATTGGAGTCCATGTTACACTGGATAAGAGACTGCATGGCTATATCAGGATCACACCAGTAAAAATGAGCCAG TACCTGGATATCCACCCCAAAGAATGTGCATTAGTATCCAGCTCAGGTCAGATGCTGAAGTCCAACATGGGCAAGGAAATCGACCAGGCTGAGTTCGTGATCCGCATGAACAATGCACCTACTGTGGGATATGAACAGGATGTTGGGAGCAGAACTGATCTCCGTGTGGTGTCTCACACCAGTGTACCACTGTTACTCAAGAAGGAGAAGCACTACTTTCAGCAGACTGCAAGTACCATTTATGTTGTATGGGGCCCGGAAAAGAATATGCGTCAAGATGGCAAAGGCAGGATTTTTAACGCTCTCTGGAGAGTGGCTACAAAGTACCCCAACGTTAAGCTGTATGTGATGACCAGGCAGAAGATTCAATATTGTGACAGTGTTTTTCAGAAGGAAACTGGGAAAAACAG AATGAAGTCTGGGACCTTCCTAAGCACTGGCTTCTTTACCATGGTACTGGCTATGGAAATGTGTGACAGCATTCAAGTTTACGGGATGATCGATGATAATTACTGCAG CAAGGCGAACCACACGGTGGCGCCATACCACTACTATGAAAAGTACCCTGCCAATGAGTGCTCAATCTACCGCATCCACGAGAGGGCGCACCGCGGTGGTCACCGCTACATCACCGAAAAGACCATCTACGGCAGGTGGGCCTCACAGAGAAAGATCCGGTTCAAACATCCATCATGGACAGAGCTGGAAAAGCTGGAGTGA